Genomic DNA from Paenibacillus donghaensis:
ATTAACCGATCGTGCGAACCATGGCTTCGAAACCGGTGCTTGCCATAGGAGGGTATTTCATGCAAATGTTGTTGTACTCGATGATAATGCGGCGGTGCAGCGGATGTTCGATGGGGATACCCATTATGGCGGTTATTATGCCGGACAGTCCGGTATCACGAATCGCGCGCTGCAGGTCTAACGCTTCCGGATCACCAGGGTGATCGAAGAACAGCGCGGATGTTATCGCCGAGACAAGATGATTCGTCTCCAAGCCAAGCTCACAGGCCTGCAGGGCAGGCTGTACAAGCCGGTCTTTGGGAGCGAGCTTGCGAAGCGGGGAACGGGCTACGCGTGTGATTTTATCGCTAAAGTTAGAGTTGTTGAAGCGTTGGATGGTTTTCTCGATATAGCGGGAGTGAACCTCGGAATCGAAGCCGTGGCGGTGAGCCAGCAGCGCTCCGGTCTCTTCCAGAACACCGCGGACATGCGACTCTATGACGGGGTCTGACATCGCCTCCTGAATCGTAGTGTATCCTTCCAGGTAGCCGAAATAGGCTGCGCTGCAATGTCCGGTATTTAAGGTGAACAGCTTACGCTCCAGATAAGGTTCCAGAGCCTCCACGTAATGCACCCCCTTGATTTCCGGGTACTCGCCAATCATGCCCCCGCGGGGAATCACCCACTCACTGAAGGGTTCAACGAGGATTTCGAACGACTCTTTGTTCTTCTGCACAGGTACGATCCGGTCGACCATCACATTCGGAAAAGCGATCTTCCGGTTCGCTTCTTCCACCAGCGAGGCGCTCATGTGGCGGTAGACTGATCTTTTTAACTGTTGGCCGCTCGCTATTCCATTCTCACAGGCAATAATGTGCAGTGGGGCTGACTCGGCATTCCGGCTGAGCCGCAGCTCAATCCCTTGGGCAATCGCACCTGCAATGTCCTTCAAGGCCGATATTCCCACCGCTGTCGTTACGATTTGCGCATCCGCAATGGCCTCGGCCACCTGCTCTGCATTATTCAAATCGATGGCGGTGATATTCTTGACCATGTAGCTGTCTCGGTTCTCATTGGCCAGTGTCACCTTATATTGCCCCCGTTCCTGTAGACGGGCCATTTTATTCTTATTTCTGCCTACAAAACATACCTCATAACCGGAGCGTGACAACATCGGGCCAATGAATCCACGGCCAATATTGCCAGCACCAAAATGTACGGCTCTCAATGTGGTTTCCCCCTTATATTTGGTCTAATATTTTGTATTTATATTTGAATTTAAGTATAGAAATTAAACCACGGCCTCCTCGAAGCAGCGACGCGAAAGGACCTGCTCGAAATCCAGGTGGCTGAGATCATCCGTCTTCAGATGCGGGGCATCGAATTCGAGGAAGCTGGTGATTTCATTCGGAATTACAACACAGTGCATTCCTGCGGCTGCTGCCGCTTTGGAACCGTTGGGTGAATCCTCTATAGCTACTGCCTCTTCCGGCTTAAGGCCCAGACAAGACAAAGCTTGGATGTATAATTCAGGGTCCGGCTTAACGTTCACCACATGGTCCGAGGTGCGGATACAATCAAAATATTCACGAATGCCCAGCTGGTCGAGGTATTTCTCCACCCACTCCGTCGATGAGCTTGTAGCCAAACCTATCTTTAGTCCTGCCGTCCGGGCCGAATCCAGATAATACTGAATGCCAGACCGCATCGTCTCCAGCTCCATCAGCTTGCTGTGTCTCAACTGCACGGCTGTTCTAAATTCCTGTTTGTCGATGGGCAGGTTAAGGTCAGTCATTAGATATTCATAAGGATTGAAGCTGTGCAGACTCGTGCCGATACAGGTCGAATATTGCTCCAAGGTCAGATCTACGCCATGTGCTCCGTAAGCTTCATTAAATGCAGTGTACCAAGCCGTTTCAGTATCAATAATCGTTCCGTCAAAATCAAAAATGATTCCTTTGATCACAATCAATCATCCCCTACGTGTTTGGTTTTTAGTTAGAATATGTGACATAAAACCAGTAAAATATTCGTCTTTTTCTAACGTTGTTTGCATCTGTCTATAAAAACCATAACAAATGGCCTTCAACCCCGTCAAGCGTGGCAGATTATATTCCATCCAATGTTTGCGGTTACAAATACTCCCGATCAACTGCTGCATGCAGCAGCAATGAACCGTTTTCAGCCCGAAAGCAAACAAGCTGCAACCCCTTGGCTCGCAAGGGATTACAGCCTTATTACAAGAAAACCAGCCAGCCTGTCAGCAGAAACGGCAAATGGCTACTTAAAAACTTTTTTAAAATTATTTTTGGGAGTGGCATTTTTAGGCAAAAAAACAGCCTATCTAGTTAATTTTCTTCATCTTGGAGGGGTTGTTGATCTTGTATTTCGCTGAATGCTGGCTAAGCTTCTTGGCTACAACCTTGGCTTCAAAAGATACACTGTCGCCCACACCCAGCTCCAGCTTCTTCAGCGTGGCGCTGTGGCTGGACCATACCTCTTCAATCGCCAGCTCATGGCCCTCTATCGACAGCACCTCATAAATAATCACCTCATCGTCGTTATCGGAGAAATGATTCGGGACTGTCGTCAGCTCTTTGACTCTAGCTATCATCTGCAGCTTCTCTTCGGGTAGCTCCACGGCGGGCTTCTTAGGCGCTCTGGCCGCTTTCTTCGGGATCGGCTTTACGACGACTGCAGCCGGTTGTTCGGAAGCCTGCACCTCCGCCGCATCCGTAGCTTCCTGCGATTCAGCTGAACCGCTCTCCTCTGCTTCAGCTGCGAAGCTGCCTCTTTGCCCAAAGCTAGCCGTCTGCATTTCCTTCAGATAAGAAGGATGAATGCAGTGCTGCTGCTTGTTCTCAAACTGCACCACCACGGTCATCTCATCGACGTAGCCAACAATCTCACAAGGCAGGGTCACCCCATGTCCTTTATAGGTATAGGTTTTGGGTCTGGTCGCTGTGCTGGACAACAGGTTCCACACCTTACATTTCTCAATCAGCTCATCTTCACTGCTGAACTCCTGCTGCTGGAGCGGAGCAATCGCAAACGGAATATTCATATCGGTCTCACCTTTCAGGGGGGAATCATTCATACTTCTCAGCTTCTCTTTCCACCCCCTAATCATACCATTCCCGGACAAGAGATGCCATCCCTGCCGGCGTCCTGCTGTCACTTCTGCTCCAGATGCAGCAAAAAGGCAACCCTTTAGAAAAGGGCTGCCTTTGGGTACAACTTAGTAAAAGTTGATTATTTAATTTCTGTTGCTCCGGTAACTTTACCGTCCAGCACAGCTGTAGCTTTCAGATCTTCGGATTTGAAGTACAGGTTGCCATCAATAGTTGCTGTTTTGTCCAAGGAGAAGCCGTTTGCTTCTACATATACGTCACCTTTGATTGTTCCGCCCTGAACCTTGAAGTTCTCGCTCTGTACAGTTACCTTAGGTGCAGTAAGTGTGAACGAAGCTGTAATCTTGTGGTCAGCATCCTGGGTATAAAGAGCCAGCTTGCGGTAAATGTCGCCGTCTGCCGCGCCTTTATCATGGAACTCGCCAGCTACTACAACATCAGTATCTACAGTAAGATCATTAAGAATAGCAACAATCCAGGTTCCTTTTTCGCTGACAGCTGTTGTGAATCCTTCTGCTTTGTCTACAATGGAAGCCGCACTAAGCGCGTCTGGTGCCGGTGTAGCCGTAGCAGCTGATTCTGCAGCAGGAGCTGTTGTTGGAGCCGCATTATTCTCGTTATTCGCACCGCAACCTGATAGTAAAGCAACTGACACACCTGCAACTAGCAAACTTCTAAATAGTTTCACAATGAATCCCCCTAATTACTTTTTATAGAATGTGAACTTAAGAATGTAATTTTCATTTATTCTTAAGTCCATCTATACATAAATTTATTATATATTAAAAATTAATTAAAAGTAAGTGATATCTTTCACAAATTTGTGTCTATTTACGATATTAATATTTTGATTTTAATATTTTCCATCATTAAACATCTCTGACAACCAGAAAATTCTTCCCACACTCTCCCGAACTTCAGGTAATCACTCAGGGACGTCTGAGTCCGCAATAGGTCTGAAAGGTAAATGATGGTTACTGGGTGTGGCCTTCAGTGGTAACCCTATATTGAAATAAAAAACAGCCGGTTCCCCGGCTGCCCTGCATCCTTATTAATAGTAGTCGTTAACGGGCGGGCGGCTGGAGATAATGCCTTCGCTGTCCAGCTTCTTCTTAAGATAGGCCTTATCCGAAGAGATCAGCAGGCTCATCACCGCATCCACCACGAACAGGAATGTAATATGATTGGACATCATCGCACTGTTGCTGACCGACATCTTGTCCGGCACAATGATATTGATTCCTGCCGCCTCCGTGACCGGAGATGAATCATAGCAGGTAATGGCCGCTGTCCGGGCCTGGTTCGTCTGGGCGGTAGATACCGCATCGATAATCTCCGGCGTCGAACCGGAACGGGTGAAGACTATGACCGTATCCTCCGCCGTACACTGGGAAGCGGCAATCCGCATGGCCCGGCTGTCACTGATGGCTTCCGCATAGATCCCGATCAGCGACAGACGGTTCTTCAGCGCCATTGCAGGCAGGAAGGAATCAAAGATGCCGAAGATATGGATCCGGCGCGCATCCTTGAGCATGTCAGTCACCTTGCGCAGATCGTCCTCTGCCACCATAGCCGAAGTGCTTACTACCAGCTCATTGTAATCCAGGGCCAGCCCGTCAATCGTATTGATCTCGCGGCGTTCTTTTTTGCGGGTCTGCATTTCACGGTAGAAGCTGTCCTGGGCAACGGCAATTTTGAAATCATTGAAGCCCTTGAAGCCTATTTTTTTGCAGAAGCGGTTGATGCTGGTCTCCGAGACACCGATTTCGTTGGCAATGCCTGTAATGGTATGCTGGGTAATAAATTCAGCGTTATGAATCACGAAATTGGCGATTTGATTCTCGCCATAAGTAAATTTCTGTTTCAGGGAAACGATTTTGGCGATAACTGCGGGTACTTGTGAAGCCATGATTTATCCTCCTGCATATGCGGCAGAACCGTTTCCGGTGGAAACGTTCTGCCGCTGTAAACGATTTACTCATTATAACATATGCAGTCACCTCTCACCTACAATCGCTTTCCAGCGCCCCACAATCTCCTGAATTTGTACCCTTTCCAGCTTGCTGGTCTGCCACACATAGATGTTGTCCAGCAGGCTGGGCAAGTACGGCAGGTTCAGCAGCTCTTTGCAGAAGGCATGAGCGGCAATTTCACTCGCCTGCAGAATCGCCGCCTGTCTGCGGAAGGGCCCGATCCGCATGCACTCTACTGGCTCCAGCACATCACTGGTAAATTGATCCGCCCGGTACTCCAGCAGATGATAATATTCATGAGCCAGGTGGATGTCCATCACTTCATCCAGCGACAAGGCTCCGTAAGCTCCGCCGCCAGCCAGAGCCGCCTCCCTCAGCTGTTCCATGGAATCCTGGTATACGTTGATCCAAGGCGTGCGTCCGCTGAAGTCCAGCTGGGCGCGCAGGGCGAGACGCAGCGCACTTGAGCCTGAAGCTGGCTTAATCTCGAAGGCCACGCCCGCCTGCTCCAGCAGACAACGAACCGGCTGGCCTTGCAGAGGCACAGCGGCTGCTCTGCCCATCTCCAGCGACCGGGCAATATAATAGCTGTATTTGCCGGGTGCTATCTTGTGAAATAGCGGGTCCTTCTCCAGCTCGGCGAATGCCAGCACCTCGTCGCTGAGTCCCAGCTCGCTGATTCTGAAGCTGTTAACCGTTGTCCCTGCCACCTGCCACTCCCCCTTCCTCTGCTGTGCTACAGTTACTGATAAGCCACGGCCAGCCACATTTCATCCTCGTCCAGCATTTCGGTCTCCAGCTCCACAATCGACATCAGCTGTTCCTTGGTCTGCATGCCGGTCAAATCGAGCATCTTCTCACGGAAGAACAGAAATACCTTCGGAATCGTGGCGTTGGCATCCGAGTAGATCGTATTCTCGTCAAGAAAAGCAGTAAAAGCGTCATGCCGCTGCTTTCTGGCAAACGAACTGTAATGGACATTGGCTTGCTTGAATCTGACCACACCTTCCCGGTCAACCACGCTGACGGTGGTCCGTTTCTTCTTGAACAGGCCGAAGAAGGACTTGCGGATCTCCTCGCTGGCGAACAGCTGCCACCTGCCGGTCTGCGCCGCAAGCTGCATCGAATCGGGAGACACGTCAACCGAACGGGCGGCTACACTGCGCATCTCCTCTTCCGACAAGGCCGCCTGCGCCAGGTCCTTGGAGCGCAGCTCTGTCGAGCCGGTGGCAATCGCACGCAGAATATTCTTCTGGTTGTCGATTTCAATCGTAATTTCAACCGTCTCTTCACTGGCCCCCGACTGTACAATCTTATCCAGGATATCGCTGCGAATCTTCTTGATATCAGCCTCTGTCGGGCTGATTACCGTCCGCTCCAGCTGTTCCTTCACCATCGCCAAGGCAACCCCGATCGTGGAGACATAAGGCGCATTATGGGCAATCTGGTATTTCATCTGTTCCTTCTCCGCCATCGCTGGCACCAGCACCGCGCCGCTGCCCCCGCCGCCCACCAGCGTCACGAAGGATCGGTCAAGCTCATAATCGGCAATCATTTCGTTAACCGTCTTCATCGTTTTGTCGATGGCCAAATCCAACACCTGGCGGGCAGCCGCTTCTGCCGAGAGGCCCAGATGTGCGCCCAGTGCCTCCCAGGCCAGCCGGGCGCTCTCTACTCCGGCGAAGGCATAATCTCCCTCCGGCACATACCCCAGCAGATTGGCTGCGCCTGCCAGCGTATAGGAATATTCCTCCCCGTTCGCCGCCCGGGCAATTGCATATTCCGGCGAATCACCTTCCCTTGGGCTGATGAATATCAACTGCAGGCCTGCCAGGTCCGCAGGCGCCGCGAAACATTCATAGGCCTTGCCCGCAATATGGGCGCTGCGGGGGCCGACATCCACGATCTTACTGCCCTGTACCCGGATCATACTGCCGCCGGCTATGCCGAGCGTCCGTACATCCAGCGATTGTAGATACGTGCGGTGCCCGCCGACCTGTGCGTTCTGGATCATAACCTTGCCGTTTTTGATTACGGAGATATCGACACTCGTTCCGCCGACTTCAAAAAAGATCCCGTCCGAAATCTTCTCATACATCAGCGCACCGGCCACCCCGGCGGCAAGCCCTGACAGCATCGTCAGAATCGGGCGCTTGCGCACCTCGTCAATGCTCATCACCCCGCCGTCGCAGCGCATAATCATCAGTTGGGAGGTAATGTTGGCATTCTTGACCGATTTCTCGGTCATGTTGGCCGTTTCCATCATTTTAGGAATTAAGCTGGCGTTAATAACAGCGGTCCGCGTGCGGGTCCGCAAGCCGTACAGCTGCGAAATTTCATGTCCGCCTGTAGCGAACACACCGCGGCGGTTCGCCGCTTCCACCACACGCAGTTCATTGGCCGGATCATCCACACTGTAGGCCTCGGAAGCTACAATAACCTCTGCGCCTTGGCCGATCAGCAGATCGAGCGCTTCTTCAATCTGCTCTTCCTTAAGGTTCTTGGAGTCCAGATACGTATGATACGTCTGCAGCCGCTTGCCCGGAGCCAGTTCAATATGGCCGGGATTCGATTCACTGCGGGCACCTAATCCATCCATTCCAGACCCCATCCCGATAATGCCGACCCGGGCGACGTCTCCCTCCAAAAGCGCATTCGTGGCTTGTGTGGTTCCATGTGCGATGAAGGCCACATCCTCAGGATCTATGCCCTTGCTCTCCAGGATCGTCTGCAGAATCTGCACAATCCCTTTGGCTACACCGTCCTCATCATGATGGGTGGTTGGTATTTTCATTTTCTCAATAATCTCAAACGTTTCATTGTCCAGCACAACAGCATCTGTAAAGGTCCCGCCGACATCGATGCCGACTCTTACCTTCTGACCCATAATGGTTTCCCTCCTGTCTCTCTATTTAAGCTCACACTGCAGCTGCTGTTAAAAGACGACAAACGCTCCCCATACCATCGAGATCAGCACAGCCGCCACCAGCCAAGGCAGGGTTTTCTTCAGAATTTCGTTGATATCACTTTTGGTGAAATCGGCTACCCAGACATTGTGCGAATTGGTCGGATCGGCGATCGACTGCACATTGCTGACCACACGAAGCGCCAGCATGGCGGCGACCGGTGTCATACCCGCCCCGACGAACAACGCGGCAATCCCGCTGCCAAGGCCCCATACATTCAGCGGTCCCCGGTAAATGGCCAGCGGCGACAGCAAGGTGAAGAAGAGAATATACATCAGCGGACTGTTTGGCAGCACCGATTCAATCAGCGGTGAGATAATGGCAGTCACCTGCGGTGCCATAACTGAATTGACCAGCATCCCGATGCCGATCATCAGCGCCAATGCGCCAGCCACATCCTGAATCCCTTCCACCAGCGAGCTGGAGAGGATATGAATGGGCCGTTTCGGCCAGGACAGCAGCAGGGTGGCAAGCGCACCGATGATCACGGCGGGCACGATGTCCATTTTGAACGCAAACACCATAATGACGGGAACGAGCGGGCTGATCAGCGCGATGGCCGGCACTTTCCTGCCTTCTCCGCCGCTGCTTGCTGCCGCAGGCATGGCCCAGGCCTTGCGCCCGCGTCCGTCACGCTTGATGTAGAACACAATCATCAGCAGGCTGATAATAAACAGCGGAACGGCTGCGATCAGCGTGTAATCGGCCACTGTCGATACCGGCAGACCCATCACATCCACATAGACGGCCCAGTTCGAGACATTAAACAACACACCTACGCCGACTGAACAGAGCAGCACCAGCGATGCTACAAACTGTGATATTCCGGCAGTTAGCATAATTGGAATGACAATCGTACCTACGAGAATGACCATCCCGAGTCCGCTTGCTGCGGAGAAGATAATGGAAGCCGTAATGAAAAAGAGAATGGCGATCAGCACCGGCTTGTCTCCGGCCAACTCGGCGGCCTTGCGGATGATCGATTTGGTGATCCCGACTTTATTGAGAATCTGGCCGAACCAGGCCCCGAAGATCAATCCGGCAATCGCCGTTGACAGCCGCATAGAACCTTGGGCGAGGATCGTGCCGCTTAAGGTAGCGGTGTCCGGCGAGGAGGAGATCCATGGCACCCCCGCAATCAGTGCGAACAGAATAGCCATGCTGGGCAGCGCCAGAATCGTCGGCAGCTTCCGGGTCATCATCAGTGCCGCAAAAATCAGAAAAACGAGCAAAACCCCAATAGCCTGCACCCACATTAATGAACTCACGTATAAGTCCCCTTTGTCATTTAAATTGAACAGCTAAACTTCCAGGTAGGCGCCTTGCTGCTTCAGAATGGCCTGGACCTTGGTGATATCGACATGCTGCACATCGATGCCCTGCTGCGCCGCCTCGGCGGCAGCGACACCTCCGGCATGGCCGATCGCACCCGTAGTTGGTGTCGTTCTTACCGCAGCCTGCGCTTCAAAGGTGGCCGACAGACATCGTCCGATCACAATCACATTCTTCAGATTCGGCGTAATCAGCGTGCGATATGGGATGCTGTACATTCCACCCCATACCAGCTTCTCATGTTTCGTCCCCTCTCCGTCCGGACTATGGATATCAATCGGATAACCGGAATGGGCAATCACATCGTCAAAAGGCTTCTGGGCCAGAATATCCTCTGCCGTAAGCGTATACACACCCACGATCTGCCGGGAGCCGCGCACCCCGATGGATGGGCCCGTAAATTCCACATGGGCTTCCTCGAAGCCGGGAATGTATTTCTTCACGAACAGCTCCAGTTCGCGGCATTGCTTGCGTCCTATCGTCTCGGCTCGGCTGAGGCTCCACGCATCGGTTCCGTCATGGCCCAGAATCCGGGTGGTATTCATAATCACTTCCCCGGGCGTATTGGTCTCAAAGAACAGAATATCCTCACGGGGGATGGAGATTTCCCCCTTGGCCTTCGCCTCTTTGAATAGGCTTACAAAACCGGCGGTGGACAGCCGGGGCGCCTGCTCAATGATCGAGGTGTCGCCATTATACAGCGGGAAATCCTCAGGGTGGGCGTGGATGTACTCTTTTACCCGTGGAATGTCCACATTGATCATCTTCATCTTCAGCGTCATGGGCTGCGCTGCTCCGTCACTCTCGCGTCCTTTGGTATACGCAGCACCTGCCCGAACGGACAGATCCGCATCGCCGGTGGCATCGATAAACACCTTGGCGGACAGACTGCTTAATCCCGATTTGTTACAGACCGTAATTTCTGTGATTCGATCTTCTTCAGTCTTCACTTCGGCCAGCATAGTATGGTATAGGATGTCTCCGCCATTCTCCAGCACCATCGATTCCAGCTCGACCTTCATTGCTTCCGCATCAAACGGAGTGACCGAATACGTGAAGCCGACGGTATCAAAAATATGCCCCGGCGACTTGCCAATCCGCTTCAGCCGCTCAATCAGCTCGTCGGTCAGTCCCTGAACCGCCTGCTTCTCGCCGGCATGAAAGGTCATCATCGGCCCCACGCCGTTGGCTGTGAGCGTACCGCCCAGGTACCCTTGCGACTCCACAATCAGCGTCTTCGCTCCCGATTTGGCGGCCGCTACCGCTGCCATCGTCCCGGAAACACCGCCGCCCATTACAATTACATCAAATGATTTCACCTGCTTATTCCTCCTTGTCCTGACAATCTGGGTGTATCTTGTGTATTAAACTAGCAGAATTCCGGCATCTTGTAAATGATTATGTTTATTTTTTTCAATAAATCCGGTTTTTTAGAAAATAATTTTCTTTACATGTGAGGTTTGCGATTCTATACTTTTAAATATAGCTATGTATACGCTTCATAATTCATGTTGTTTAGGAGGAGTCAGTCTTGATGACCCATGTAATAGAACAATTAAGAGGGCAACTCATTGTATCCTGCCAGGCGTACCCGGGGGAGGCGCTCTACGGAAGCCACCTGATGACGGCTATGGCCAATGCGGCCAGAGACGGCGGCGCTGCGGCCATTCGGGCCAATTCACCCCAGGATGTGGCAGCAATCAAGGAAGGCTGCGGGCTGCCCGTCATCGGCATCTGGAAAAAAAACTATCCGGATTCAGACGTATACATCACACCCTGTCTGGCGGACGCCGAGCTGCTATTCGCTGCCGGCGCCGATATTGTCGCCGTCGATGCCACCTCCCGGCCGCGGCCGCGGGCTGAAACGCTGGCCGGTGTGGTACAAGCCATCCATAGCAGACCGGGCCGCCTGCTGATGGCTGATATCTCCACGCTGGAGGAGGGGCTGGCCGCGCAAGCGCTTGGCTTCGATCTGCTGTCTACTACTCTCTCGGGCTATACGCCCTACAGCAGGCAGAGTGAGGAGCCGGACCTTGACCTGCTGGCGAGGCTGTCGGCTGCCGTCTCGATTCCGGTGATCGCCGAAGGCCGGATTCACTCCCCGCAGCTGGCCGCAGCGGCGCTTGCGGCCGGGGCGTATGCGGTAGTGGTGGGCACCACCATTACGAGGCCGCATACGATCACAGAGCAGTTCGTGCAGGAGATGCGCCGCAGCGTTGTCCGATGAAGCTGCGCAGCGCTTCTAGCGGCGGCGGCGGCGACCTGCACCGCAGGCTTGGCCGCGCAGCTTGGGCGGCTCGGCCTGGGCGGCTGCTTCGGCCGCACGGCTTGACTCGGGCGGCTCCGGCGGCTTGGCTTGGGCGGCTCGGCCTGAGCGGCAGAGCTTGGCCGCATGCTGGGACCGCACGTCCGCCGAAAGCACGAGTACCATCCAATAGATTAAAAGGCTGCTCCAGTCATCCCCGACGTTGAAGCAGCCTTTTGGTGCGCTCATTACACTATCCTCAACAGGCTGCGAGTATCCCCACAGTCACATCCAGCTTCACAGTCTGCACGCGGACATCATCCGAACACTTAATATATTCCTGCGTTTATACATCTTTTTGTCCCCAATTGAAGGACTCCCCGACAAATTCCTGCGATAATACATCTTTTCAGGGTAAAACTCGCTTTCCATCCTGTTAAATCCGTTAATACCTGCACTTTTGCAGGTATTTCCTCTCAGACGCTCATAATATCAAGAATACCTGCACTTTTGCAGGTGTTGCAGGTATTGCAGGTATTCTTAATCCAACCGCATAATCCAACCGCAGTTACTGCTGCCCAAGCCTTCAGTATGGTTTTTTAATCGAAGACTATAGAATGTGAACTTAAGATTGTTACATACGGAGTTGCCGGGAAGCCCTATGCATCAGGCTTTCTGGCAACTCCACTACTCCATTCTCAAGTTCATCTTATATAGCTTAGAGTTACACTCGCACGTACATAACCAGAGGTGCACCGAATCAGCAGATTGGGTAAGGTTATACTAGTGGAATCACAGCACCAGAAAGGAACCTTTAATGAATCTGTCTCTTTTAGCAGCAGACCTCCCCTCGCTCCAGCTGCGCAGCTGCCTGATCAACCGCCGGGGAGAGCCACTGCTCCAATATTACCAGAAGCCAGCTGCCGAAACCGAAATCGCCCGAATCAACTCCTGCACCAAAAGCATCCTCTCCGCCCTGATCTGCATCGCGATGGACCAAGGCCTGCTGCCGCCGCCTGAGACTGCTGTGTCCAGGTTCTATCCACAGCTTGCCGCAGACAAGGATACACGCAAAGCGCAGCTGACACTGTCGCATCTGCTTACGATGTCTGCCGGGTTCAATTGGACCGAGTTCGGCGGGCAGAACTCCTTCCCGAAGATGACAAGATCGCCGAACTGGGTGGAGTTTGTGCTGGGACAACCCTTAGCTCATCCCCCGGGACAGGTGATGGAGTATAACTCCGGCGTCTCGCAGCTATTATCCGCCATTCTAATGCAGGCGGTAGAGAGGCCGGTAACGGCGTTTGCCGAACAATATTTATTCGGTCCGCTTGGCATCACAGCCTACAGCTGGGAGAGTGACCCTCAGGGCATCGCTACCGGGGGATTCGGCATGTCCCTACGTCCGGCTGATCTGCTGAAGTTCGGACAGCTCTATCTGCAGCAGGGGAAATGGGGAGACCGCCAGTTAATCACCCCGGAACGGGTAATCCGTTCCGTTCAGCCTGCGATTGACGCCGACCCTCCCCGCCGCG
This window encodes:
- a CDS encoding serine hydrolase domain-containing protein, which codes for MNLSLLAADLPSLQLRSCLINRRGEPLLQYYQKPAAETEIARINSCTKSILSALICIAMDQGLLPPPETAVSRFYPQLAADKDTRKAQLTLSHLLTMSAGFNWTEFGGQNSFPKMTRSPNWVEFVLGQPLAHPPGQVMEYNSGVSQLLSAILMQAVERPVTAFAEQYLFGPLGITAYSWESDPQGIATGGFGMSLRPADLLKFGQLYLQQGKWGDRQLITPERVIRSVQPAIDADPPRRGGYAWHWWTDVFPDPDSSSTESAPILEYYYARGYGEQFVYVLPAQETVVVLTKDQKQKQQPPLDVFRDCVAPALLDRYSSKIN
- a CDS encoding N-acetylmannosamine-6-phosphate 2-epimerase, with the translated sequence MTHVIEQLRGQLIVSCQAYPGEALYGSHLMTAMANAARDGGAAAIRANSPQDVAAIKEGCGLPVIGIWKKNYPDSDVYITPCLADAELLFAAGADIVAVDATSRPRPRAETLAGVVQAIHSRPGRLLMADISTLEEGLAAQALGFDLLSTTLSGYTPYSRQSEEPDLDLLARLSAAVSIPVIAEGRIHSPQLAAAALAAGAYAVVVGTTITRPHTITEQFVQEMRRSVVR
- a CDS encoding FAD-dependent oxidoreductase, with protein sequence MKSFDVIVMGGGVSGTMAAVAAAKSGAKTLIVESQGYLGGTLTANGVGPMMTFHAGEKQAVQGLTDELIERLKRIGKSPGHIFDTVGFTYSVTPFDAEAMKVELESMVLENGGDILYHTMLAEVKTEEDRITEITVCNKSGLSSLSAKVFIDATGDADLSVRAGAAYTKGRESDGAAQPMTLKMKMINVDIPRVKEYIHAHPEDFPLYNGDTSIIEQAPRLSTAGFVSLFKEAKAKGEISIPREDILFFETNTPGEVIMNTTRILGHDGTDAWSLSRAETIGRKQCRELELFVKKYIPGFEEAHVEFTGPSIGVRGSRQIVGVYTLTAEDILAQKPFDDVIAHSGYPIDIHSPDGEGTKHEKLVWGGMYSIPYRTLITPNLKNVIVIGRCLSATFEAQAAVRTTPTTGAIGHAGGVAAAEAAQQGIDVQHVDITKVQAILKQQGAYLEV